In the genome of Pogona vitticeps strain Pit_001003342236 chromosome 13, PviZW2.1, whole genome shotgun sequence, one region contains:
- the GRIN2A gene encoding glutamate receptor ionotropic, NMDA 2A, whose product MELLKMARVCWNLLVLQAFLVDLALVRGAEKTYPILNIAVILGRTQFSTERDVRALWTRDLSGDVSVDVNVVPLLVNQTDPKSIITNVCDLMSGTKIHGVVFGDDTDQEAVGQILDFISSQTFIPILGIHGGSSMIMAEKDEMSTFFQFGASIQQEAIIMLKFMQYYDWHVFSVVTSTFPGYRDFISFIKYTVENSFVGWDMQNIITLDTTIGDAKTTVQLKKIHSSVILLYCSKDEAVYILDEARSLGLTGYDFFWLVPSLVSGNMEITPKEFPAGLISVAYDEWDYRLDARVQDGLGIISTAASDMLEKYSFIPEAKTSCYGQQGNNERPSHTLHKFMMNVTWKGRDLSFTKEGYQAHPRLGVIVLNQTRMWEKVGKWENNSLSHKYSVWPRFNSFNDSDPDNNHLSIVTLEEAPFVIVEDMDPLTETCVKNTVPCRKFVIINNVTKEGKNVKKCCKGFCIDILKKLSKAIKFTYDLYLVTNGKHGKKINNEWNGMIGEVVKKQAVMAVGSLTINGERSEVVDFSVPFVETGISVMVSRSNGTVSPSAFLEPFSASVWVMMFVMLLIVSAIAVFVFEYFSPVGYNRNLAQGRDPHGPSFTIGKAVWLLWGLVFNNSVPVQNPKGTTSKIMVSVWAFFAVIFLASYTANLAAFMIQEEFVDQVTGLSDKKFQQPYAYSPPFRFGTVPNGSTERNIRNNYKEMHAYMVKYNQKGVEDALVSLKTGKLDAFIYDAAVLNYKAGRDEGCKLVTIGSGYIFATTGYGIALQKGSPWKRAIDLALLQFVGDGEMEELETLWLTGICHNEKNEVMSSQLDIDNMAGVFYMLAAAMALSLITFVWEHLFYWKLRFCFTGVCSDRPGLLFSISRGIYSCIHGVHIEEKKKSPNFTLTSSQTNMLKLLRTAKNMTNVANMNPARMNSPKRTADFIHRGSLIMDMMMDKGNLIFSDNNRPFPPKENIFSDNMSDLQTFNRHKDNLNNYVFHGQHPLTLNETNPNTVEVAVAAEAKGNSRPRQLWRKSMESVRQETLRQSQSSQRENDSDENRQHVSKSSRYLPEEIVCSDVSDTSSRATCHLEPESNGKQPKSKENVKKRPTSKYPKDPSEMELTYLKNKTLPRDKIYIIDADKERGFHLERPQYIENLILPESAEFSEVYQDHTDNHQQAEQSNRTPSATEDGLLSNDQYKLYSKHYGLKEKNASLGEANERYRQNATHCRSCLSSLPSYAGHYLSRSPFKCDACVRMGNLYDIEEDQVLQATADATQRDDTYRHDWIQNNKTQPPRKSKLKISRQRSFDNLLDKARETDAGRPARSISLKEKETLLEGSPYASLFQAPQSKLLSSQPPLFTRTLDDGKRIRSLYPDRSGENPFLHTYGEDQHLSLGRSPAGLYKQSQSLPAKARNDSYSRSSTKLATSYCTRDGRVLNDMYLSEHGLPYFANTVYTVPRALNSCSNRRVYKKMPSLESDV is encoded by the exons GATGAGATGTCCACATTTTTCCAGTTCGGGGCGTCCATCCAACAGGAAGCCATCATCATGTTGAAATTCATGCAATATTATGACTGGCACGTCTTCTCGGTGGTGACCAGCACCTTCCCCGGCTACCGGGACTTTATTAGTTTCATCAAATACACGGTGGAGAATAGCTTTGTGGGCTGGGACATGCAAAACATCATCACCCTGGATACTACCATCGGGGATGCCAAGACCACGGTCCAGCTGAAGAAGATCCACTCCTCTGTCATCCTTCTGTATTGCTCGAAGGACGAGGCGGTTTACATCCTAGACGAAGCGCGCTCCTTGGGCCTGACCGGTTATGACTTCTTCTGGCTCGTCCCTAGCTTGGTGAGTGGGAACATGGAAATCACTCCGAAAGAGTTTCCTGCAGGGTTGATTTCTGTGGCCTATGACGAATGGGACTACCGCTTGGACGCTCGGGTACAGGACGGCCTTGGGATTATTTCTACTGCGGCGTCGGACATGCTGGAAAAATACTCCTTCATCCCTGAAGCCAAAACCAGTTGCTACGGACAGCAGGGGAACAACGAGCGGCCGTCCCACACGCTGCACAA GTTTATGATGAATGTGACCTGGAAAGGCAGGGACTTATCCTTCACCAAAGAGGGCTACCAAGCCCATCCCCGACTGGGCGTCATTGTGTTGAACCAAACCCGGATGTGGGAAAAG GTGGGGAAATGGGAGAACAACAGCCTGAGCCATAAGTATTCTGTATGGCCCAGGTTTAATTCTTTCAACGACAGCGACCCGGACAACAACCACCTCAGTATCGTCACCCTGGAGGAGGCCCCCTTCGTCATTGTGGAGGACATGGATCCCTTAACGGAAACCTGCGTGAAGAACACGGTGCCCTGCCGGAAGTTCGTCATCATCAA CAACGTCACCAAGGAAGGCAAGAACGTGAAGAAGTGTTGCAAAGGGTTCTGCATCGACATTCTGAAGAAGCTctccaaggccatcaagttcaccTACGACCTCTACCTGGTGACCAACGGGAAGCACGGGAAGAAGATCAACAACGAGTGGAATGGAATGATTGGGGAA GTGGTCAAAAAGCAAGCGGTCATGGCTGTAGGTTCCCTCACCATCAACGGAGAGCGCTCGGAGGTGGTTGACTTTTCCGTACCGTTTGTGGAAACGGGGATCAGCGTCATGGTGTCTCGGAGTAATGGCACTGTGTCGCCGTCTGCTTTTTTAG aaccCTTCAGCGCTTCCGTCTGGGTGATGATGTTTGTAATGCTCCTCATTGTGTCGGCCATTGCCGTCTTCGTCTTTGAGTACTTCAGCCCTGTGGGCTATAACCGGAATTTAGCACAAGGGAGAG ATCCTCACGGGCCCTCTTTTACGATCGGGAAAGCGGTGTGGCTGCTGTGGGGCTTGGTGTTCAACAACTCCGTCCCGGTTCAGAACCCCAAAGGGACCACCAGCAAGATCATGGTCTCCGTCTGGGCCTTCTTTGCCGTCATCTTCCTGGCCAGTTACACGGCCAACTTGGCCGCCTTCATGATCCAAGAGGAGTTTGTGGACCAGGTGACCGGCCTGAGCGATAAGAAG TTTCAGCAGCCCTATGCCTATTCGCCTCCCTTTCGGTTTGGGACTGTCCCGAATGGCAGCACGGAGCGAAACATTAGGAATAACTATAAAGAAATGCATGCCTATATGGTGAAGTACAACCAGAAAGGGGTGGAAGACGCCTTGGTCAGCTTGAAAACTGG aaagttGGACGCTTTCATCTACGATGCGGCGGTCCTGAACTACAAGGCTGGGCGGGATGAGGGCTGCAAGCTTGTGACGATCGGCAGTGGGTACATCTTTGCCACAACCGGGTATGGAATTGCCCTCCAGAAGGGATCACCGTGGAAGCGGGCGATTGATCTTGCACTGCTGCAGTTTGTCGGAGATG GTGAAATGGAAGAGCTGGAGACCTTGTGGCTAACGGGCATTTGTCACAACGAGAAGAACGAGGTCATGAGCAGCCAGCTGGACATTGACAACATGGCAGGTGTGTTCTACATGCTGGCGGCCGCCATGGCGCTCAGCCTCATCACTTTTGTCTGGGAACACCTCTTCTACTGGAAACTGCGTTTCTGCTTCACCGGGGTTTGCTCCGACAGGCCAGGATTGCTCTTCTCCATCAGCAGG GGCATTTACAGCTGCATTCATGGGGTGCAcattgaggagaagaagaagtcGCCCAATTTCACCTTGACAAGTTCTCAAACGAACATGCTGAAACTGTTGCGGACGGCCAAGAACATGACCAACGTGGCCAACATGAATCCCGCACGGATGAATTCCCCCAAAAGAACAGCCGATTTCATCCACAGGGGGTCCTTGATTATGGACATGATGATGGACAAGGGGAACCTCATCTTCTCCGACAACAACAGGCCCTTCCCGCCCAAGGAGAACATCTTTAGTGACAACATGAGCGACCTCCAGACCTTCAACCGGCACAAGGACAACCTCAACAACTACGTTTTCCACGGGCAGCACCCCCTCACGCTCAACGAAACGAACCCAAACACAGTGGAGGTGGCCGTCGCAGCTGAAGCCAAAGGGAATTCGCGCCCGAGGCAACTGTGGAGGAAATCGATGGAATCTGTGCGCCAAGAAACCCTCCGGCAGAGCCAGAGTTCTCAGCGGGAGAACGACTCGGACGAAAACCGCCAGCATGTCTCAAAAAGCTCGCGGTACCTGCCAGAAGAGATTGTGTGCTCGGACGTTTCGGACACCTCCAGCCGAGCCACCTGCCACCTGGAGCCCGAGAGCAACGGCAAGCAGCCCAAGTCCAAGGAGAACGTGAAGAAAAGACCCACCTCCAAATATCCCAAGGACCCCAGCGAAATGGAGCTGACTTACCTGAAGAATAAGACTCTGCCCCGGGATAAAATTTACATTATAGATGCCGATAAAGAGCGGGGCTTCCATCTGGAGAGGCCTCAATATATTGAGAACCTGATCCTTCCAGAGTCGGCTGAGTTCTCTGAGGTTTACCAGGATCACACCGACAACCACCAGCAGGCAGAGCAGAGCAACCGGACTCCATCGGCGACCGAGGACGGCCTTCTGAGCAACGACCAGTACAAGCTGTACTCGAAGCACTACGGCTTGAAAGAGAAAAATGCCTCCCTGGGCGAAGCGAACGAGAGGTACCGGCAAAACGCCACCCACTGTCGAAGCTGCCTCTCCAGCTTGCCCAGTTACGCCGGACACTACCTGAGCCGGTCCCCCTTCAAGTGTGACGCCTGCGTGCGGATGGGCAACCTGTACGACATCGAGGAAGACCAGGTGTTGCAGGCAACCGCCGACGCGACCCAGCGGGACGACACGTATCGGCATGACTGGATTCAGAACAACAAGACCCAGCCTCCCCGGAAGAGCAAGCTGAAGATCAGCCGCCAGCGCTCTTTCGACAACCTCCTGGACAAAGCCAGGGAAACGGACGCCGGGAGGCCGGCTCGCAGCATTAGCCTGAAAGAGAAGGAGACGCTTCTAGAAGGCAGCCCGTATGCAAGCCTGTTTCAGGCTCCCCAGAGCAAACTCTTGAGCAGCCAGCCTCCGCTGTTCACACGCACTCTTGATGACGGCAAGAGGATCCGGTCCTTGTACCCCGACCGCTCTGGAGAGAACCCTTTTCTGCACACCTATGGCGAAGACCAGCACTTGAGTCTTGGACGGAGCCCGGCTGGCCTTTATAAACAATCCCAGTCCTTGCCCGCCAAAGCGAGGAATGATAGTTACTCAAGGTCGTCGACAAAATTGGCCACCTCGTACTGTACCAGGGACGGCCGGGTCCTCAATGATATGTACCTTTCGGAGCATGGGCTGCCTTACTTCGCCAATACCGTGTACACGGTCCCGAGAGCATTAAATTCCTGCAGCAATAGACGCGTGTATAAGAAGATGCCTAGCCTTGAATCCGATGTCTAG